One Phaseolus vulgaris cultivar G19833 chromosome 11, P. vulgaris v2.0, whole genome shotgun sequence genomic window carries:
- the LOC137838277 gene encoding uncharacterized protein has translation MVRWAVELSEFDIQYEPRGSIKGQVYVDFVAELSPGGEQEVEAGSQWSLSADGSSNQQGSGTGIVLEGLDGVLIEQALRFAFKASNNQAEYEALIAGMLLAKEMGAQNLLVKSDSQLVTGQVLGEFQAKDPQMAAYLRYVESLKGAFSALELVHVPREQNARADLLAKLASSGKGAGRGL, from the coding sequence atggtgcgctgggcggtggagctttcagaattcgacatccagtatgagcctagagggtccatcaaagggcaggtatacGTAGATTTcgtggcagaactctcgcccggggGCGAACAGGAGGTGGAGGCAGGCTCACAGTGGTCGCTCTCAGCGGATGGCTCTTCCAATCAGCAAGGAAGTGGtacgggaatagtcttggaaggACTAGATGgtgtactgatcgagcaggccctgcgcttcgctttcaaagccagtaataatcaggctgagtacgaagccctgattgcaggaatgcttttagccaaagaaatgggcgcgcagaacctatTAGTGAAGAGTGACTCTCAACTGGTTACGGGGCAAGTGttgggtgagttccaggcgaaagacccgcagatggcggcaTATTTAAGGTACGTCGAATCGCTAAAGGGAGCCTTTAGTGCtcttgagctggtgcatgtcccaagggagcagaatgccagagctgacctgctcgccaagctggccagctcaggcaagggggcaggcagaggactgtaa